A single window of Nicotiana tomentosiformis chromosome 1, ASM39032v3, whole genome shotgun sequence DNA harbors:
- the LOC104096109 gene encoding agamous-like MADS-box protein AGL61 yields MEKANELAVVTGAEVGIIMCPQGSKPYSFGHPNVNETINKYVGKERPPSPSSPGIDDKYVQMFRKANSRELKTRLNSLQDLLDSALKLKSKLKQMNKNVESQQEWFKGPIEKMNYTEASMLKEGLEDLLLKVKNNGTERYGYENGKWKAE; encoded by the exons ATGGAG AAAGCAAACGAGCTTGCTGTTGTGACTGGTGCTGAAGTTGGCATCATCATGTGTCCACAAG GTAGCAAGCCTTACTCTTTTGGTCATCCAAATGTAAATGAAACCATCAACAAATATGTTGGCAAAGAAAGGCCTCCATCACCATCATCACCAGGCATTGATGACAAGTATGTCCAGATGTTCCGAAAAGCCAATTCTAGAGAACTTAAGACACGACTCAATTCTCTACAAGACCTGCTGGATTCTGCATTAAAATTGAAAAGCAAACTCAAGCAAATGAATAAGAATGTGGAGAGCCAACAAGAGTGGTTTAAGGGTCCTATAGAGAAGATGAACTACACCGAGGCTTCAATGTTGAAGGAGGGATTGGAAGATCTGCTCTTGAAGGTGAAAAACAATGGTACTGAGCGTTATGGTTACGAAAATGGAAAGTGGAAGGCTGAATAA
- the LOC138906680 gene encoding uncharacterized protein produces MGDKVQWPKEMRSDPSKRNPDFLCEFHNDHGHRITDCRLLQGEVEHLSKQVYLTDMFSEKGRQSYMKNKQELPKPPSPKRTVNVITVVDEVNGVTYTAAKKMSKVTVTHGKRVHQVLDGDSITFNDEDADSLMIPHNDALIKAFEEIPEILTSKKEMQRLTRRIAARGRFISKSSEKSFKFFSVLKKQNQFEWTDECQQALKDLKLYLSNTPLLAKPKDDEMLLIYLAVSSVVLVREDKEQIVIQSDSQLVVNQMQGTYVAREARMQQYLEKVRELLRQFQSWKVVQIPREENAEANALANLVSATDVTNAENAIVIHLFHLALDQDKSEYGILPKDKKKSQLLRQKVAWYCLIRGSLYQKMFGGPLAWCLGPSQMEYVMREVHEGHCGNHVGGRSLIKRITSAPYYPAANGQDESTNKVIINNLKKRLLEPKGKWPEVLPGVLWAYRTIAKTSMGETPFSLVYGAEALIPVEIGEPSMRYTHLTEEANKEEMRVNLDLLEERREASLIRMAAQKQMIERYYNRKANLRYFKIGNFVLKKIFRSTKAANAGKLSPNWEGPYRVKGIDGKGAYELETIDGKVLSSN; encoded by the exons ATGGGAGATAAGGTGCAATGGCCTAAAGAAATGAGATCAGATCCAAGCAAAAGGAATCCAGATTTCTTGTGTGAGTTTCACAACGATCATGGCCATAGAATAACAGATTGTAGACTACTGCAGGGAGAGGTCGAGCACTTGTCGAAGCAAGTTTATCTAACTGACATGTTTAGCGAGAAAGGAAGACAATCATATATGAAGAACAAACAAGAACTCCCAAAACCTCCGTCACCAAAAAGAACAGTTAATGTGATAACTGTGGTAGATGAGGTCAATGGTGTAACTTATACAGCTGCAAAAAAGATGTCAAAAGTCACGGTTACTCATGGGAAGCGAGTTCACCAAGTTTTAGATGGAGATAGTATAAcattcaatgatgaagatgcggACAGCTTGATGattcctcacaacgatgcactg ATCAAAGCTTTCGAAGAAATACCAGAGATACTCACGAGCAAAAAAGAAATGCAGAGATTAACAAGAAGAATAGCAGCCAGGGGGAGGTTTATATCAAAGTCATCAGAAAAgagttttaaattcttttcagtattgaaaaAGCAGAATCAATTTGAATGGACTGACGAATGTCAACAAGCCCTCAAGGACCTTAAATTGTATCTGTCAAATACGCCATTGCTAGCCAAACCAAAAGACGATGAAATGCTTCTCATTTATCTTGCTGTGTCAAGTGTAGTATTGGTACGAGAGGATAAAG AGCAGATTGTGATCCAAAGTGATTCACAGTTGGTGGTTAACCAGATGCAGGGGACTTACGTGGCAAGAGAAGCGCGAATGCAACAATACCTAGAAAAGGTACGGGAATTACTTAGACAATTTCAGTCATGGAAGGTTGTGCAGATACCcagggaagaaaatgcagaagcaaaTGCGTTGGCAAATCTCGTGTCTGCCACGGATGtaacaaatgcagaaaatgctATCGTAATACATTTGTTTCATTTGGCACTTGACCAAGACAAGAGTGAg TATGGAATCTTACCCAAGGACAAGAAGAAGTCACAATTGCTTCGCCAAAAAGTCGCCTGGTATTGCTTAATTCGTGGAAGTTTATATCAAAAGATGTTTGGCGGACCTTTAGCATGGTGCCTTGGCCCATCGCAAATGGAGTATGTGATGAGGGAAGTACATGAGGGGCACTGCGGAAATCACGTCGGGGGAAGATCATTG ATCAAACGGATTACGTCCGCACCTTACTACCCTGCAGCTAATGGACAAGATGAGTCGACAAACAAAGTTATCATTAATAACTTGAAGAAGAGATTATTAGAaccaaaaggcaaatggccagaAGTGTTACCGGGGGTGTTGTGGGCCTATCGAACAATAGCGAAAACAAGTATGGGTGAAACTCCATTTTCGCTTGTTTATGGTGCAGAAGCTTTAATTCCAGTAGAGATAGGTGAACCAAGTATGAGATACACACATCTTACTGAGGAAgcaaataaagaggagatgcGAGTAAATTTGGATCTATTAGAAGAAAGGAGAGAAGCATCATTAATTCGAATGGCGGCTCAAAAACAAATGATTGAGCGATATTACAACAGGAAAGCTAATTTGAGATACTTCAAGATTGGGAACTTCGTCCTCAAAAAGATATTCCGATCGACAAAAGCGGCCAACGCAGGAAAGttgagtccaaattgggaaggccctTATAGGGTTAAAGGTATCGATGGAAAGGGAGCATACGAGTTGGAAACCATAGATGGCAAGGTACTATCATCAAACTAG